The following are from one region of the Mycolicibacterium helvum genome:
- a CDS encoding DJ-1/PfpI family protein, translated as MQVAIALFPRNTALDAIGPYEVLQRIPSIDVVFVGQHRGEVRSDNGMLGLTCDASFDEVTRPDVLVFPGGVGTRALVEDTGVLDWIREVHRHTVFTTSVCTGSLLLGAAGLLTGLTAATHWRATELLESFGAIYTPDRVVEHLPQRIITAAGVSSGIDMALRLVELLVGPEAARASQLMIEYDPQPPFDAGALGKASDATVQLALEYYGQRS; from the coding sequence ATGCAAGTCGCGATAGCACTGTTCCCGCGTAACACCGCGCTGGACGCGATCGGCCCCTATGAGGTGCTGCAGCGGATCCCATCCATCGACGTCGTCTTCGTCGGGCAACACCGAGGGGAGGTCCGCAGCGACAACGGCATGCTCGGGCTGACGTGCGACGCCAGCTTCGATGAGGTCACCCGACCCGACGTCTTGGTGTTCCCCGGCGGAGTCGGTACCCGCGCCTTGGTGGAGGACACCGGCGTCCTCGACTGGATTCGTGAGGTGCACCGGCACACGGTGTTCACCACGTCGGTGTGCACCGGCAGCCTGCTGCTCGGTGCGGCCGGCCTGCTGACCGGGTTGACCGCGGCCACGCATTGGCGGGCCACCGAACTGCTCGAGTCGTTCGGGGCGATCTACACCCCGGATCGGGTCGTCGAGCACCTGCCGCAGCGCATCATCACCGCCGCGGGGGTCTCCAGCGGTATCGACATGGCGTTGCGACTGGTGGAGCTGCTGGTCGGGCCGGAGGCGGCCAGGGCCAGTCAGCTGATGATCGAATACGACCCACAGCCACCGTTCGACGCCGGGGCGCTGGGCAAGGCCTCGGATGCCACGGTGCAGCTGGCGCTGGAGTACTACGGCCAGCGGAGCTGA
- a CDS encoding glycosyltransferase family 87 protein: protein MDSSADRPANAPAGGVLVGRATVSPQPLAADLRSDDDRDKPSRTDTLGAALSDVVGGPVGRHALIGRTRVFTPLRVMFMMALVVLALGWTTKAPCLQTVGTGPPDQRVANWQNQRAYFELCYSDTVPLYGAELLSQGRFPYKSSWIETDSSGQPQIRYDGKPAVRYMEYPVLTGVYQYVSMALAKTYTAVARMVSLPVIAEVVMFFNFAALGLALAWLATVWASSWLAGRRVWDAALVAASPVLVFQVFTNFDALATALAMGGLLAWARRRPVLAGILIGLGVAAKLYPALLLLPLVVLAIRSDRMPEAAKTVVAAVGAWFVVNLPVMVLFPRGWSEFFRLNSRRGDDMDSLYNVVKSFTGWDGFDPNLGFWQPPVILNIFVAVLFLLCCAAIAYIGLTAPQRPRVAQLAFLTVAAFLLVNKVWSPQFSLWLVPLAVLALPHRRILLAWMTIDMLVWVPRMFYLYGEGNKGLPEQWFTATVLLRDIAVIGLMVLVVRQIYRPDRDLVRWNGRVDDPAGGVFDRAEDALPQWFPRWLRPRAAAVTQPEQHEVPDASRDSTVPA, encoded by the coding sequence CTGGACTCTTCGGCCGACCGGCCGGCCAATGCGCCGGCCGGCGGCGTGTTAGTGGGTCGCGCCACGGTGTCGCCGCAACCGCTGGCAGCCGATCTGCGCAGCGATGACGACCGTGACAAGCCCAGCCGCACCGACACTTTGGGTGCCGCGCTCTCGGACGTGGTCGGCGGCCCGGTGGGCCGGCATGCCCTGATCGGCCGAACCCGGGTGTTCACGCCGCTGCGGGTGATGTTCATGATGGCGTTGGTGGTGCTGGCGCTGGGCTGGACCACCAAGGCGCCATGTCTGCAGACCGTCGGGACCGGACCACCCGATCAGCGGGTGGCGAACTGGCAGAACCAGCGCGCCTACTTCGAGCTGTGCTACTCCGACACGGTGCCACTGTACGGCGCGGAGTTGTTGAGCCAGGGGCGTTTTCCGTACAAGTCCAGCTGGATCGAGACGGACTCCAGCGGCCAGCCGCAGATCCGGTACGACGGCAAGCCCGCGGTGCGCTACATGGAGTACCCGGTGCTGACCGGGGTGTATCAGTACGTGTCGATGGCGTTGGCCAAGACCTATACCGCGGTGGCCAGGATGGTATCGCTTCCGGTGATCGCCGAAGTGGTGATGTTCTTCAACTTCGCCGCGTTGGGCCTGGCGCTGGCGTGGCTGGCGACGGTGTGGGCGTCGTCATGGCTGGCGGGCCGACGGGTCTGGGATGCCGCGCTGGTGGCGGCGTCACCGGTGCTGGTGTTCCAGGTATTCACCAATTTCGACGCGCTGGCAACGGCTTTAGCGATGGGTGGTCTGCTGGCCTGGGCGCGGCGACGGCCGGTGCTGGCCGGGATTTTGATCGGGCTCGGGGTTGCCGCCAAGTTGTATCCGGCGCTGCTGTTGCTGCCGCTGGTGGTGCTGGCGATCCGCAGCGACCGGATGCCTGAAGCCGCGAAGACGGTGGTCGCCGCCGTCGGCGCCTGGTTCGTGGTCAATCTGCCGGTGATGGTGCTGTTTCCGCGGGGGTGGTCGGAGTTTTTCCGGCTCAACTCCCGGCGCGGTGACGACATGGACTCGCTGTACAACGTGGTGAAGTCGTTCACCGGCTGGGACGGCTTCGATCCGAATCTCGGGTTTTGGCAGCCGCCGGTGATCCTCAACATCTTTGTCGCGGTGCTGTTCCTGCTGTGTTGCGCGGCAATCGCTTACATCGGGCTGACCGCACCGCAGCGGCCGCGGGTGGCGCAGCTGGCGTTCCTGACGGTGGCGGCGTTCCTGTTGGTGAACAAGGTGTGGAGCCCGCAGTTCTCGCTGTGGCTGGTGCCGCTGGCGGTTCTGGCGCTGCCGCACCGGCGAATCCTGTTGGCGTGGATGACCATTGACATGCTGGTATGGGTACCGCGGATGTTCTATCTGTACGGAGAGGGCAACAAGGGCCTGCCCGAGCAGTGGTTCACCGCGACGGTGTTGTTGCGCGATATCGCGGTGATCGGGCTGATGGTGTTGGTGGTGCGCCAGATCTACCGGCCTGACCGGGATCTCGTGCGCTGGAACGGCCGGGTCGACGATCCGGCCGGGGGAGTGTTCGATCGCGCCGAAGACGCGCTCCCGCAATGGTTCCCGCGGTGGCTGCGCCCCCGAGCAGCCGCTGTCACACAGCCTGAACAGCACGAGGTGCCGGATGCAAGTCGCGATAGCACTGTTCCCGCGTAA
- a CDS encoding DUF1707 SHOCT-like domain-containing protein: MVTSQTASTRAKDTDRNDTCQILDTALSEGQLSMSEHQQRVKSATTATTLGDLRALVSDLQTGNAPVQLPTLNKPRQPSAAGASWGIRIAIMAVLIVLGIGIGWGLYGNTSSPLNFTSDPGAKPDGVAPIVLTPPRQLQSLGGLTGLLEQMRKKFGDAEGYRLVIYPDYASLTRPDPGDERRELSYTYRGGWGDPSTSAASSDAKLVDLGKFDTKAVVGVLRGAPETLNMKPGDVKSTYLIIEPTRDITAPETVSISVYVSSDFGSGYIQLNPDGSIKQINYP, encoded by the coding sequence GTGGTGACTTCCCAGACAGCCAGCACGCGCGCCAAGGACACTGACCGCAACGACACCTGCCAGATCCTCGACACCGCGTTGTCGGAGGGGCAGCTGTCGATGAGCGAGCACCAGCAGCGGGTGAAGAGCGCCACCACCGCCACCACACTGGGTGACCTGCGTGCCCTGGTGTCGGACCTGCAGACCGGCAACGCTCCCGTCCAGCTGCCGACCCTGAACAAGCCGCGGCAGCCGTCGGCGGCTGGCGCCAGCTGGGGTATCCGCATCGCGATCATGGCCGTGTTGATCGTGCTGGGCATCGGCATCGGCTGGGGTCTGTACGGCAACACGTCCTCACCGCTGAACTTCACCTCTGACCCCGGCGCCAAGCCTGACGGGGTGGCACCCATCGTGCTGACCCCGCCGCGCCAGCTGCAGTCGCTCGGCGGCCTGACCGGGCTGCTCGAGCAGATGAGGAAGAAATTCGGCGACGCAGAAGGCTACCGGCTGGTGATCTACCCCGACTACGCGTCGCTGACCCGCCCGGATCCCGGCGACGAGCGCCGCGAACTCAGCTACACCTACCGCGGCGGCTGGGGCGACCCGAGCACCTCGGCGGCCAGCAGCGACGCCAAGCTGGTGGATCTCGGCAAGTTCGACACCAAGGCCGTCGTCGGCGTCCTGCGCGGTGCGCCCGAAACGCTGAACATGAAGCCGGGCGACGTCAAGAGCACCTACCTGATCATCGAGCCGACGCGGGATATCACCGCCCCGGAAACGGTGTCGATCTCGGTCTACGTCTCCAGCGATTTCGGGAGCGGCTACATCCAGCTCAACCCCGACGGCTCGATCAAGCAGATCAACTACCCGTAA
- a CDS encoding HAD domain-containing protein: protein MVSRALLFLDVDGTLLPNYGEKLDATLVDWQEWQTHRNPRLPRIDRSLGQRLQGLACDLVWATAWMHDLPEAPLVDPIGTVGWKTAALVAAAEGRRFVWLDDEISDIDRAWVSTHHEGVALLHCVDSRSGLTEADLTTVGEWLDFSESETGQVSES from the coding sequence GTGGTCAGCCGTGCTCTGTTGTTCCTGGACGTGGACGGCACGCTATTGCCCAACTATGGAGAAAAGCTCGATGCGACACTGGTCGATTGGCAGGAATGGCAGACTCACCGCAACCCACGGCTGCCGCGGATCGATCGCTCGCTTGGTCAACGTCTGCAGGGTCTTGCCTGCGATTTGGTTTGGGCCACGGCCTGGATGCACGATCTGCCCGAAGCGCCGCTGGTGGATCCGATTGGCACCGTGGGCTGGAAGACGGCGGCGCTGGTCGCAGCTGCTGAGGGACGTCGCTTTGTTTGGCTTGACGACGAGATTTCTGACATCGATCGCGCATGGGTGAGCACACATCACGAAGGGGTAGCTTTGCTCCATTGCGTCGATTCGAGGTCGGGGTTGACCGAAGCCGATCTCACTACAGTTGGCGAGTGGCTCGATTTCTCGGAAAGCGAGACCGGGCAGGTGTCAGAGAGTTAA
- the rpsF gene encoding 30S ribosomal protein S6 has protein sequence MRPYEIMVILDPTLDERTVAPSLDTFLNVVRTDGGSVDKVDIWGRRRLAYEIAKHAEGIYAVVDVKAEPATVSELDRQLNLNESVLRTKVMRTDKH, from the coding sequence ATGCGTCCATACGAAATCATGGTCATCCTTGACCCCACTCTCGACGAGCGCACCGTAGCTCCGTCTCTGGATACGTTCTTGAACGTCGTCCGCACTGACGGCGGTTCGGTGGACAAGGTCGACATCTGGGGTCGGCGCCGCCTGGCGTACGAGATCGCCAAGCATGCCGAGGGCATTTACGCCGTCGTCGATGTGAAGGCCGAACCGGCCACCGTGTCCGAGCTCGACCGTCAGCTCAACCTGAACGAGTCGGTGCTGCGGACCAAGGTGATGCGGACCGATAAGCACTAG
- a CDS encoding PadR family transcriptional regulator has protein sequence MLELAILGLLLESPMHGYELRKRLTGLLGAFRAFSYGSLYPALRRMQTDGLIVEDTAPAGTTVLRRARRVYQLTDAGRQRFAELVADTGPQNYTDDGFGVHLAFFNRTPAEARMRILEGRRRQVEERREGLREAIARASNSLDRYTRQLHQLGLESSEREVKWLNELIAAERVAQSHPDQA, from the coding sequence ATGTTGGAGCTTGCCATCTTGGGTCTTCTCCTCGAATCCCCCATGCACGGCTACGAACTGCGCAAACGACTGACGGGCCTGTTGGGCGCCTTTCGGGCGTTTTCTTATGGCTCGCTGTACCCGGCACTGCGCCGGATGCAGACCGACGGGTTGATCGTCGAGGACACCGCACCCGCGGGAACAACGGTGTTGCGCCGTGCCCGCCGGGTGTACCAGCTGACCGATGCCGGACGCCAGCGGTTCGCCGAGCTGGTAGCCGACACCGGTCCGCAGAACTACACCGACGACGGCTTCGGTGTGCACCTGGCGTTCTTCAACCGCACACCGGCCGAGGCGCGGATGCGGATCCTTGAAGGCCGCCGGCGCCAGGTGGAAGAACGCCGCGAGGGTCTGCGGGAGGCCATCGCCCGGGCGAGCAATTCGCTCGACCGCTACACCCGACAACTGCATCAGCTGGGCCTGGAGTCCAGCGAGCGGGAAGTCAAGTGGCTCAACGAGCTGATCGCCGCTGAGCGGGTGGCGCAGAGCCATCCAGACCAGGCCTGA
- a CDS encoding DUF5318 domain-containing protein, which produces MRLQRQVVDYALRRRSLLAEVYSGRTGVTEVCDANPYLLRAAKFHGKPSSVMCPICRKEPLTLVSWVFGDHLGAVSGSARTAEELVLLATRFDEFSVHVVEVCRTCEWNHLVKSYVLGAPRPTNGTRGRRGTQTARSGARTASE; this is translated from the coding sequence GTGCGATTGCAGCGACAGGTGGTGGACTACGCCCTTCGGCGACGCTCCCTTCTCGCCGAGGTGTACTCCGGCCGGACCGGTGTGACCGAGGTCTGCGACGCCAACCCCTATCTGTTGCGCGCCGCCAAGTTTCACGGCAAGCCGAGTTCGGTGATGTGCCCGATCTGTCGCAAGGAGCCGCTCACGCTGGTGTCCTGGGTATTCGGCGATCACCTGGGCGCTGTCTCCGGCTCGGCGCGTACCGCCGAGGAGCTGGTGTTACTGGCGACCCGGTTCGACGAATTTTCGGTACATGTGGTGGAGGTATGCCGCACCTGCGAATGGAATCACTTGGTCAAGTCCTATGTGCTCGGAGCGCCGCGGCCCACCAACGGGACGCGTGGCCGCCGGGGTACCCAGACGGCGCGTTCTGGCGCGCGCACGGCCAGTGAATAG
- the rplI gene encoding 50S ribosomal protein L9, producing MKLILTAEVEHLGVAGDTVEVKDGYGRNYLLPRGLAITASRGAQKQADEIRRARETKTVRDREHADEIKAAITALGSVQLPVKTAADSGKLFGSVTANDIVAAIKKAGGPNLDKRTVQLPKAHIKATGAHTVGVHLHPEVNVDLTVDVVAQS from the coding sequence ATGAAGCTGATCCTGACCGCTGAGGTCGAACACCTCGGCGTTGCCGGTGACACCGTTGAGGTGAAGGACGGGTACGGACGCAACTATCTGCTGCCGCGCGGCTTGGCCATCACGGCCTCGCGTGGTGCGCAGAAGCAGGCCGACGAAATCCGTCGGGCCCGCGAGACCAAGACCGTGCGCGATCGTGAGCACGCCGATGAGATCAAGGCCGCTATCACGGCCCTGGGCTCGGTCCAGCTGCCGGTGAAGACCGCTGCGGATTCGGGCAAGTTGTTCGGTTCGGTGACCGCCAACGACATCGTCGCGGCGATCAAGAAGGCCGGCGGCCCGAACTTGGACAAGCGCACCGTGCAGTTGCCCAAGGCTCACATCAAGGCCACCGGCGCCCACACCGTCGGCGTGCATCTGCACCCCGAGGTGAACGTCGACCTGACCGTCGACGTCGTCGCACAAAGTTAG
- a CDS encoding single-stranded DNA-binding protein, which yields MAGDTTITVVGNLTADPELRFTPSGAAVANFTVASTPRTFDRQSGEWKDGEALFLRCNIWREAAENVAESLTRGSRVIVTGRLKQRSFETREGEKRTVMEVEVDEIGPSLRYATAKVNKASRSGGGGGGFGGGSGGGGGSRPAASNDAPADDPWGSAPASGSFAGGDDEPPF from the coding sequence GTGGCCGGTGACACGACCATCACCGTCGTCGGAAATCTGACCGCCGACCCCGAACTGCGGTTCACCCCGTCCGGTGCAGCCGTCGCCAATTTCACGGTGGCGTCTACACCGCGGACGTTCGACCGCCAGAGCGGGGAGTGGAAGGACGGCGAAGCGCTGTTCCTGCGCTGCAATATCTGGCGTGAGGCGGCCGAGAACGTGGCCGAAAGCCTCACCCGGGGGTCCCGGGTCATCGTCACCGGCCGACTCAAGCAGCGGTCCTTCGAAACCCGTGAGGGTGAGAAGCGCACTGTCATGGAGGTCGAGGTCGACGAGATCGGCCCGTCGCTGCGCTACGCCACCGCCAAGGTCAACAAGGCCTCGCGCAGTGGTGGCGGGGGCGGCGGCTTCGGCGGCGGCAGTGGCGGCGGCGGGGGTTCCCGTCCGGCGGCGTCCAACGATGCGCCGGCCGACGATCCGTGGGGCAGCGCCCCGGCGTCGGGCTCGTTCGCCGGTGGCGACGACGAACCGCCTTTCTGA
- a CDS encoding transglycosylase domain-containing protein encodes MPPDDRLTSIMEPIRDDTLPLRDPIDVVKAALDGTPPPKFPPPPPPPPRSGGPGGPQPPKPPTFSQQVNWKWVRRSLYLAVVLVVVLPLITFGMAYMIVQVPQPGDLRTNQVSTILASDGSELAKIVPPEGNRVDVSIDQIPVPVRNAVMAAEDRDFYSNPGFSFSGFARAIKNNLFGGDLQGGSTITQQYVKNALVGDARSGIGGVVRKAKELVISTKMSSEWSKDQVLQAYLNIIYFGRGAYGISAASKAYFNKPVEQLTVAEGALLAALIQRPSTLDPAIDPEGAAHRWNWVLDGMVTMGALSKEERAQQVFPQTVPPEQARAANVTTGPNGLIERQVTKELLDLFNIDEQTLNTQGLQITTTIDPQAQQAAENAVTKYLDGQMPDMRSAVVSIDPKTGGVKAYYGGSDAQGFDFAQAGLPTGSSFKVFALVAALEQGIGLGYQVDSSPVTLNGITITNVEGEGCGVCNIAEALKRSLNTSYYRLMLKLKNGPSDVADAAHSAGIAESFPGVDHTLSEDGKGGPPNNGIVLGQYQTRVLDMASAYATLANSGVYHKPHFVQKVVNSRGEVLFDASTSDNIGEQRIPKAVADNVTAAMQPIAGWSNGHNLAGGRASAAKTGTNQLGDTDANRDAWMVGYTPSLSTAVWVGTTDGTQPLVNKGGGQVYGSGIPSDIWKATMDGALKGTDNETFPKPTEIGGYAGVPAAPPPPPPPAPSIQVIQPSIEVAPGITIPLGPPTTITVPAGPPAPPGAPDAQPPVVPGDAGAPPPPP; translated from the coding sequence GTGCCCCCCGATGACCGACTGACGTCGATCATGGAGCCGATCCGCGACGACACCCTGCCGCTGCGTGACCCGATCGACGTGGTCAAGGCGGCTCTGGATGGCACCCCCCCACCGAAGTTCCCGCCGCCCCCGCCACCACCGCCGCGCAGTGGGGGACCGGGCGGCCCGCAGCCTCCGAAGCCGCCGACCTTCTCCCAGCAGGTCAACTGGAAGTGGGTGCGCCGCTCGCTTTACCTCGCGGTGGTGCTGGTGGTCGTGCTGCCGCTGATCACCTTCGGCATGGCATACATGATCGTCCAGGTGCCTCAGCCCGGTGACCTGCGGACTAACCAGGTGTCGACGATCCTGGCCAGCGATGGCTCGGAGCTGGCGAAAATCGTTCCCCCCGAGGGCAATCGGGTTGACGTCAGCATCGACCAGATACCGGTTCCGGTGCGCAACGCGGTGATGGCGGCCGAAGACCGGGACTTCTATTCCAACCCGGGCTTTTCGTTCTCGGGCTTCGCCCGGGCGATCAAGAACAACCTGTTCGGGGGCGACCTGCAGGGCGGGTCGACGATCACTCAGCAGTACGTGAAGAACGCGCTCGTCGGTGACGCCCGATCGGGTATCGGTGGCGTGGTGCGTAAGGCCAAGGAACTCGTCATCTCCACGAAGATGTCGAGCGAGTGGTCCAAAGACCAAGTGCTGCAGGCGTACCTGAACATCATTTATTTCGGCCGCGGCGCCTACGGCATCTCGGCGGCCTCGAAGGCCTACTTCAACAAGCCCGTCGAACAGCTGACGGTGGCCGAAGGTGCGTTGCTGGCGGCGTTGATCCAGCGGCCGTCGACGCTGGATCCGGCGATCGATCCCGAGGGTGCTGCGCACCGCTGGAACTGGGTGCTGGACGGCATGGTGACCATGGGCGCGCTGTCCAAAGAGGAACGCGCTCAGCAGGTCTTCCCGCAGACGGTGCCACCGGAGCAGGCCCGCGCGGCCAACGTCACCACCGGGCCCAACGGCCTGATCGAACGTCAGGTCACCAAGGAACTGCTCGACCTGTTCAACATCGACGAGCAGACGCTGAACACCCAGGGCCTGCAGATCACCACGACGATCGACCCGCAGGCCCAACAGGCTGCCGAGAACGCGGTGACGAAGTATCTGGACGGCCAGATGCCGGACATGCGCTCGGCGGTGGTGTCCATCGACCCCAAAACTGGTGGGGTGAAGGCTTATTACGGCGGTTCGGACGCCCAGGGCTTCGATTTCGCCCAGGCTGGGTTGCCCACCGGTTCGTCGTTCAAGGTGTTCGCCCTGGTGGCCGCGCTCGAACAGGGCATCGGGCTGGGCTACCAGGTGGACAGCTCGCCGGTGACCCTCAACGGCATCACGATCACCAATGTCGAGGGCGAGGGCTGCGGTGTCTGCAATATCGCCGAGGCGCTGAAGCGCTCGCTGAACACCTCCTACTACCGGTTGATGCTCAAGCTCAAGAACGGTCCGAGTGACGTCGCCGACGCCGCGCACAGCGCCGGGATCGCCGAGAGCTTCCCGGGCGTGGATCACACGCTGTCCGAGGACGGCAAGGGCGGACCGCCCAACAACGGCATCGTCCTGGGGCAGTACCAGACCCGGGTGCTCGACATGGCTTCGGCGTACGCGACGCTGGCCAACTCCGGTGTTTACCACAAGCCGCACTTCGTGCAGAAGGTCGTCAACTCCCGCGGCGAGGTGCTCTTCGACGCCAGCACCTCCGACAACATCGGGGAGCAGCGCATTCCGAAAGCGGTCGCCGACAACGTAACCGCGGCCATGCAGCCGATCGCAGGCTGGTCCAACGGGCACAACCTGGCCGGGGGGCGTGCCTCGGCCGCCAAGACCGGTACCAACCAGCTCGGCGACACCGACGCCAACCGCGATGCCTGGATGGTCGGCTACACGCCGTCGCTGTCGACGGCGGTGTGGGTGGGCACCACCGATGGCACCCAGCCTCTGGTCAACAAGGGCGGCGGCCAGGTGTACGGCTCGGGCATCCCGTCCGATATCTGGAAAGCGACCATGGACGGCGCGCTCAAGGGCACCGACAACGAGACGTTCCCCAAGCCGACCGAGATCGGCGGCTATGCGGGTGTTCCGGCTGCGCCGCCGCCTCCGCCGCCGCCGGCGCCGTCCATCCAGGTGATCCAGCCCAGTATCGAAGTCGCGCCGGGCATCACGATTCCGCTCGGCCCGCCGACGACCATCACCGTGCCAGCGGGTCCGCCCGCGCCGCCCGGGGCTCCGGATGCGCAGCCGCCAGTCGTCCCGGGTGACGCTGGCGCTCCGCCCCCGCCACCGTGA
- the dnaB gene encoding replicative DNA helicase — MAVVDDLGQPGMGSPPPSEDFGRQPPQDLAAEQSVLGGMLLSKDAIADVLERLRPGDFYRPAHQNVYDAILDLYGRGEPADAVTVAAELDRRGLLRRVGGAPYVHTLISTVPTAANAGYYAGIVAEKALLRRLVEAGTRVVQYGYAGAEGADVNEIVDRAQAEIYDVTERRTAEDFLPLEDLLQPTMDEIDAIASNGGMSKGVPTGFTELDELTNGLHPGQMIVVAARPGMGKSTLGLDFLRSCSIKHRFPSIVFSLEMSKSEIVMRLLSAEAKIKLADMRSGRMTDDDWTRLARRMSEISEAPLYIDDSPNLTMMEIRAKARRLHQKAGLRLIVLDYLQLMTSGKKVESRQQEVSEFSRQIKLLAKELEVPVVAMSQLNRGPEQRTDKKPMLADLRESGSIEQDADMVILLHRPDAFETDDPRGGEADLIVAKHRAGPTRTVTVAHQLHLSRFTNMAR, encoded by the coding sequence ATGGCGGTCGTTGACGATCTCGGTCAGCCCGGAATGGGCAGTCCTCCTCCGTCCGAGGACTTCGGTCGCCAGCCTCCCCAGGATCTTGCTGCTGAGCAGTCGGTGTTGGGCGGCATGCTGTTGTCCAAGGACGCCATCGCTGACGTGCTGGAGCGGCTGCGTCCGGGCGACTTCTACCGCCCCGCCCATCAGAACGTCTACGACGCGATCCTGGACCTCTACGGCCGCGGTGAGCCCGCGGACGCGGTCACTGTGGCGGCCGAGCTGGACCGCCGCGGACTGCTGCGCCGTGTGGGCGGTGCCCCATACGTGCACACCCTGATTTCGACGGTGCCGACGGCGGCCAACGCCGGCTACTACGCGGGCATCGTGGCCGAGAAGGCGTTGTTGCGGCGGCTGGTGGAGGCCGGCACCCGGGTGGTGCAGTACGGCTATGCCGGTGCCGAGGGTGCCGACGTCAACGAGATCGTGGACCGCGCGCAGGCCGAGATCTACGACGTCACCGAGCGGCGGACCGCGGAGGACTTCCTTCCGCTGGAGGATCTGCTGCAGCCGACGATGGACGAGATCGACGCCATCGCGTCCAACGGCGGTATGTCCAAGGGCGTGCCGACGGGCTTCACCGAACTCGACGAGCTCACCAACGGACTGCATCCGGGTCAGATGATCGTGGTGGCGGCCAGGCCCGGTATGGGCAAATCGACCCTGGGACTGGATTTTTTGCGGTCCTGCTCGATCAAGCACAGGTTTCCGAGCATCGTGTTCTCGCTGGAAATGAGCAAGTCCGAGATTGTGATGCGACTGCTCTCGGCCGAAGCGAAGATCAAGCTCGCCGATATGCGGTCGGGCCGGATGACCGATGACGACTGGACGCGGCTGGCGCGCCGGATGAGTGAAATCAGTGAAGCGCCTTTGTATATCGATGATTCGCCGAACCTCACGATGATGGAGATCCGGGCGAAGGCTCGCCGGCTGCATCAGAAGGCCGGATTGCGACTCATCGTGCTCGACTACCTGCAGCTGATGACGTCCGGTAAGAAGGTCGAGTCCCGTCAGCAAGAGGTGTCCGAGTTCTCTAGGCAGATCAAGCTTTTGGCCAAGGAACTGGAGGTTCCGGTGGTCGCGATGAGCCAGCTGAACCGCGGTCCCGAGCAGCGCACCGACAAGAAGCCGATGCTGGCCGACCTTCGCGAATCGGGCTCCATCGAGCAGGATGCCGACATGGTGATCCTGCTGCATCGCCCCGACGCCTTCGAAACGGATGATCCGCGCGGCGGCGAAGCCGATCTGATTGTCGCGAAGCACCGTGCGGGACCGACCCGTACGGTGACCGTGGCGCACCAGCTGCATTTGTCGCGGTTCACCAACATGGCGCGATAA
- the rpsR gene encoding 30S ribosomal protein S18, with amino-acid sequence MAKTNKRRPAPEKPVKTRKCVFCSKKGQDIDYKDTQLLRTYISERGKIRARRVTGNCVQHQRDIAIAVKNAREVALLPFTSAAR; translated from the coding sequence ATGGCCAAAACCAATAAGCGGCGTCCGGCACCGGAAAAGCCGGTCAAGACCCGCAAGTGCGTGTTCTGCTCGAAGAAGGGGCAGGACATCGATTACAAGGACACCCAGCTGCTGCGTACCTACATCAGTGAGCGCGGCAAGATCCGCGCTCGCCGGGTGACCGGTAACTGCGTGCAGCACCAGCGCGACATCGCGATCGCCGTCAAGAACGCGCGTGAGGTTGCCCTGCTGCCGTTCACGTCGGCGGCTCGGTAG